From Streptomyces yatensis, one genomic window encodes:
- a CDS encoding S41 family peptidase → MSGPCLFVHPRRIRRGAALTLVFVSVLATGAAVGSWGAEPGHGKDPQPAGMPARAYVGAVESDQVKAAAAAAQEDGKSGSKAAREVVSRSGDRWGAVYSAREYEGFRQKLDGAYVGVGISAHRDAQGRIAVERVEPGSPAQKAGIRAGDRLRTVDGENVTGRPVTEVVALLRGPADGSPGTRVELGLGRGGHKWTQELRRARLTTDPVTVDRLSGYDAHRPGAVRIKVDSFTKGTGERIRRAVRATPRGDGILLDLRGNSGGLVSEAVTAASSLLDGGLVATYDVRGDQRVLDARPGGDTDSPLVVLVDGGTMSAAELLTGALQDRGRAVVVGSRTFGKGSVQMPSELPDGSVAELTVGHYRTPAGRNVDGEGIDPDLAVKGDDGPSAEARARTVLSGLGGGS, encoded by the coding sequence GGGCGGCCGTCGGTTCCTGGGGCGCCGAGCCCGGACATGGCAAGGACCCCCAGCCCGCCGGGATGCCCGCTCGTGCCTATGTCGGCGCGGTCGAGAGCGACCAGGTCAAGGCGGCCGCGGCCGCGGCCCAGGAGGACGGGAAGTCCGGTTCGAAGGCCGCCCGCGAGGTGGTCAGCCGCAGCGGAGACCGGTGGGGCGCGGTCTACAGCGCCCGTGAGTACGAGGGCTTCCGCCAGAAGCTCGACGGTGCGTACGTCGGCGTCGGGATCTCCGCCCACCGGGACGCCCAGGGGCGGATCGCGGTCGAGCGCGTCGAGCCCGGCAGCCCCGCCCAGAAGGCCGGGATCCGGGCCGGCGACCGGCTGCGCACGGTCGACGGCGAGAACGTGACCGGGCGGCCGGTCACCGAGGTCGTGGCCCTGCTGCGCGGCCCCGCCGACGGCTCCCCGGGCACCCGGGTGGAGCTCGGGCTGGGGCGCGGCGGACACAAGTGGACGCAAGAGCTCCGCCGGGCCCGGCTGACCACGGACCCGGTGACCGTCGACCGGCTCAGCGGCTACGACGCCCATAGACCCGGCGCCGTCCGGATCAAGGTCGACTCGTTCACCAAGGGCACCGGCGAGCGGATCCGGCGGGCGGTGCGCGCCACCCCCCGGGGCGACGGCATCCTGCTCGATCTGCGAGGCAACTCCGGCGGGCTGGTCTCCGAGGCCGTCACCGCCGCCTCCTCGCTCCTCGACGGTGGCCTCGTCGCCACCTATGACGTCCGTGGTGACCAGCGAGTTCTCGACGCGCGGCCGGGCGGCGACACCGACAGCCCGCTGGTGGTGCTGGTCGACGGCGGCACCATGAGCGCCGCCGAGCTGCTCACCGGCGCGCTGCAGGACCGCGGCCGCGCCGTGGTCGTGGGTTCCCGCACCTTCGGCAAGGGCTCGGTGCAGATGCCGAGCGAACTGCCCGACGGCTCGGTCGCCGAGCTCACCGTGGGCCACTACCGGACCCCGGCCGGGCGGAACGTCGACGGCGAGGGCATCGACCCCGACCTGGCGGTCAAGGGCGACGACGGCCCGTCGGCCGAGGCGCGGGCGCGCACGGTATTGAGTGGCCTCGGGGGCGGGTCCTAG
- the smpB gene encoding SsrA-binding protein SmpB translates to MAKETGRKLIAQNKKARHDYHILDTYECGLVLTGTEVKSLRQGRASLVDGFAQLDGGEAWLHNVHIPEYSQGTWTNHSARRRRKLLLHRAEIDKLIGKTQETGHTLVPLALYFKDGRAKVEIALAKGKKEYDKRQTLRERQDRRESERAMSAARRRQRA, encoded by the coding sequence ATGGCTAAAGAGACGGGTCGCAAGCTGATCGCGCAGAACAAGAAGGCGCGGCACGACTATCACATCCTGGATACGTACGAGTGCGGTCTGGTGCTGACCGGGACCGAGGTGAAGTCGCTGCGCCAGGGGCGCGCCTCGCTCGTGGACGGCTTCGCCCAGCTCGACGGCGGCGAGGCATGGCTGCACAACGTGCACATCCCCGAGTACAGCCAGGGGACGTGGACCAACCACTCGGCGCGCCGCCGGCGGAAGCTGCTGCTGCACCGGGCGGAGATCGACAAGCTGATCGGCAAGACGCAGGAGACCGGGCACACCTTGGTGCCGCTGGCCCTGTACTTCAAGGACGGCCGGGCCAAGGTCGAGATCGCGCTGGCGAAGGGTAAGAAGGAGTACGACAAGCGCCAGACGCTGCGCGAGCGGCAGGACCGCCGGGAGTCCGAGCGGGCGATGTCCGCGGCGCGGCGGCGGCAGCGGGCCTGA
- a CDS encoding FAD-dependent oxidoreductase yields the protein MTPSVSIIGAGLGGLTLARILHLHHIPATVYEAEKSAGVRTQGGQLDLHEEDGQLALEMAGLTEEYRSIIHRGGGARRVVDERGRVVVDRPDDGSLARPETLRGDIRRILLEALPPGTVRWDKKLVSATPVGDGRHQVSFADGSSAVSDVLVGADGVWSRVRALLSDARPVYSGMSYVDTYLHDVDTAHPRVAGLVGNGALYALVPGRGFLAHREAGDVIHTYVVLHRPVEWFDAIDFTDAPAAKARVAAEFDGWAPELLALITDGASAPVLRSIYELPDDHRWDRVPGVTLLGDAAHATVPGGDGANLAMLDGAELGTAIAAHPDDTEQALADYESGMFPRSRKAAAAAHRTIDFVFGANAPAGVISLFSEAARSPDPAERR from the coding sequence ATGACGCCCTCGGTCTCGATCATCGGCGCCGGCCTCGGCGGACTCACGCTCGCCCGGATCCTGCATCTCCACCACATCCCCGCCACCGTCTACGAGGCCGAGAAGTCCGCGGGCGTCCGCACCCAGGGAGGACAGCTCGACCTCCACGAAGAGGACGGCCAGCTCGCCCTGGAGATGGCCGGGCTCACCGAGGAGTACCGCTCGATCATCCACCGGGGCGGCGGGGCACGACGCGTCGTCGACGAGCGGGGACGCGTGGTCGTCGACCGGCCGGACGACGGCTCCCTGGCACGGCCGGAAACCCTGCGCGGCGACATCCGCCGGATCCTGCTCGAAGCACTGCCGCCCGGCACGGTGCGATGGGACAAGAAGCTCGTCTCGGCGACCCCCGTCGGGGACGGACGGCACCAGGTGTCGTTCGCGGATGGTTCGTCGGCCGTGTCCGACGTCCTCGTGGGCGCCGACGGGGTCTGGTCCAGGGTCCGGGCGCTGCTGTCGGACGCACGGCCGGTGTACTCGGGCATGAGCTACGTCGACACCTACCTGCACGACGTCGACACGGCCCACCCGCGCGTGGCGGGCCTCGTCGGGAACGGCGCCCTGTACGCCCTGGTCCCGGGCAGGGGATTCCTCGCCCACCGGGAAGCCGGTGACGTCATCCACACCTACGTCGTGCTGCACCGTCCTGTGGAGTGGTTCGACGCGATCGACTTCACCGACGCCCCGGCGGCGAAGGCACGGGTGGCGGCCGAGTTCGACGGCTGGGCACCGGAACTGCTGGCCTTGATCACCGACGGCGCGTCCGCACCCGTCCTGCGCAGCATCTACGAGCTGCCGGACGACCACCGCTGGGACCGGGTCCCCGGCGTCACCCTCCTCGGCGACGCGGCGCACGCGACCGTCCCCGGAGGAGACGGAGCCAATCTCGCGATGCTCGACGGCGCCGAACTCGGTACGGCGATCGCCGCCCACCCCGACGACACCGAGCAGGCCCTCGCCGACTACGAGAGCGGAATGTTCCCCCGGAGCCGGAAGGCGGCCGCCGCCGCCCACCGCACCATCGACTTCGTCTTCGGCGCCAACGCCCCCGCCGGGGTCATCAGCCTGTTCTCGGAAGCCGCTCGCTCGCCGGACCCGGCCGAGCGGCGATGA
- a CDS encoding TetR/AcrR family transcriptional regulator yields MAGRRAARDAISRDQWAALISAQNGASETGARRAAGREKTPITVERIIDAALQAVEEGGFEDLTMRMVATRLGTGPASLYAHVRNRAELGDLLIGRLCSQVALPAPDPACWRDQFMDVCAQLRDQFLRYPGIAQAALAVVPADLATLRVGEGMLAILLASGAPARQAAWTSDAAFLYITGYCLEASAARRQSEDVDGRVIDRAEIEERLRMLPPDLFPHTVAHARELTSGTGHDRFTFTLTLLLQGLVPSRL; encoded by the coding sequence GTGGCAGGACGACGGGCAGCACGTGACGCAATCTCCCGGGACCAGTGGGCGGCGCTGATCTCGGCCCAGAACGGCGCCTCGGAAACCGGGGCGCGCCGGGCCGCCGGCCGGGAGAAGACCCCCATCACGGTGGAGCGCATCATCGACGCCGCTCTCCAGGCCGTCGAGGAGGGTGGCTTCGAGGACCTGACGATGCGCATGGTCGCGACGAGGCTCGGGACCGGCCCCGCCTCGTTGTACGCGCATGTGCGTAACCGGGCGGAACTCGGCGACCTGCTCATCGGCAGGCTCTGCTCCCAGGTCGCGCTCCCCGCACCGGACCCCGCGTGCTGGCGGGACCAGTTCATGGACGTATGCGCACAGCTGCGCGATCAGTTTCTGCGCTACCCCGGTATCGCGCAGGCCGCCCTCGCCGTGGTGCCCGCCGATCTGGCGACCCTGCGGGTCGGCGAGGGGATGCTCGCGATCCTGCTCGCCAGTGGCGCGCCCGCCCGCCAGGCGGCCTGGACCAGTGACGCGGCCTTCCTCTACATCACGGGCTACTGCCTGGAGGCATCCGCGGCCCGGCGGCAGAGCGAGGACGTCGACGGCCGGGTGATCGACCGCGCCGAGATCGAGGAGCGGCTCCGCATGCTGCCGCCCGACCTGTTCCCCCATACCGTCGCCCATGCGCGGGAGCTCACCTCGGGCACCGGACACGACCGGTTCACCTTCACCCTCACCCTGCTGCTGCAGGGGCTGGTTCCGTCACGGCTGTGA
- a CDS encoding zinc-binding dehydrogenase, which translates to MRALLVDHSAPSGLRLGEAADPEPAPHQALVRVTATSLNYGEVAHRTEAPEGTVLGWDAAGVVERAAADGSGPAAGTPVVTLGADGGWAELRAVDTAMLGVPPTGADPGAISTIPVAGASALRALRRIGDTLGRRILVTGATGGVGRYAVQLARLGGAHVIASTGDPAAHGDGLRTLGAHQVVRDPAEIDEPLHGVVDNVGGPQLVAAYDKLAAHGTLVSVGHVTGQPETFPFGALYGNEGRHDRSIVTFYLLDGAAIGPDLGWLAERVAAGDLDPQITWRGGWDRAEEAVTALLDRRLHGKAVLDIG; encoded by the coding sequence ATGCGTGCCCTGCTCGTTGACCACTCCGCCCCCTCCGGCCTCCGCCTCGGCGAGGCCGCCGACCCCGAACCCGCCCCGCACCAGGCGCTGGTACGGGTGACCGCCACCTCCCTCAACTACGGCGAGGTCGCCCACCGCACCGAGGCCCCCGAGGGCACCGTGCTGGGCTGGGACGCCGCCGGGGTGGTCGAGCGCGCGGCCGCCGACGGCTCCGGACCGGCCGCCGGAACCCCCGTCGTCACCCTGGGCGCGGACGGCGGCTGGGCGGAGCTGCGCGCGGTGGACACCGCGATGCTCGGCGTCCCGCCCACCGGCGCCGACCCCGGCGCGATCAGCACCATCCCGGTCGCGGGCGCCAGCGCCCTGCGCGCCCTGCGCCGGATCGGCGACACCCTCGGCCGGCGCATCCTGGTCACGGGCGCCACCGGCGGCGTCGGCCGCTACGCCGTCCAGCTCGCCCGGCTCGGCGGCGCCCATGTCATCGCCTCCACCGGCGACCCGGCCGCCCACGGCGACGGCCTGCGGACACTGGGCGCCCACCAGGTGGTCAGGGACCCGGCCGAGATCGACGAGCCGCTGCACGGAGTGGTCGACAACGTCGGCGGACCGCAGCTGGTGGCGGCGTACGACAAGCTCGCCGCGCACGGCACCCTGGTCTCCGTCGGCCATGTCACGGGCCAGCCCGAGACCTTCCCGTTCGGCGCCCTCTACGGCAACGAAGGCCGCCACGACCGCTCGATCGTCACCTTCTACCTGCTGGACGGCGCCGCCATCGGCCCGGACCTCGGCTGGCTCGCGGAGCGCGTCGCGGCGGGCGACCTCGACCCCCAGATCACCTGGCGCGGCGGCTGGGACCGGGCCGAGGAGGCCGTCACCGCACTCCTGGACCGCCGCCTCCACGGCAAGGCGGTCCTGGACATCGGCTGA
- a CDS encoding TetR/AcrR family transcriptional regulator gives MTAAPHSSLRERKKRRTRQALIDTALELFTRRGFGGVTLDELCEEVEVSKRTFFRTFTSKEDVAMAPDQDLWRAFLEELETADPGTLPVVELGRDALLAALERMDDEGWARRMLLSRRLAERTPSMGAHGLQFCEATTQQALEILHRRFGLGGPGDLRPRLAVDMLIAAFHGALASWVAQAEEATDAVRDEPPTTEELAARLREAVAALPGSLALPTTPGGDGG, from the coding sequence GTGACTGCCGCTCCTCACTCCTCACTGCGCGAACGCAAGAAGCGGCGCACCCGCCAGGCCCTGATAGACACCGCGCTGGAGCTGTTCACCCGGCGCGGCTTCGGCGGGGTGACGCTGGATGAGCTGTGCGAGGAGGTGGAGGTCTCCAAGCGCACCTTCTTCCGCACCTTCACCAGCAAGGAAGATGTCGCGATGGCCCCCGACCAGGACCTGTGGCGGGCCTTCCTGGAGGAGCTGGAGACCGCGGACCCGGGCACGCTGCCCGTGGTGGAGCTGGGGCGGGACGCGCTGCTGGCCGCGCTGGAGCGGATGGACGACGAGGGCTGGGCCCGGCGGATGCTGCTCAGCCGGCGGCTGGCCGAGCGGACCCCCTCGATGGGCGCCCACGGTCTGCAGTTCTGCGAGGCCACCACGCAGCAGGCGCTGGAGATCCTGCACCGCAGGTTCGGCCTCGGAGGGCCGGGCGATCTGCGGCCGCGGCTGGCCGTGGACATGCTGATCGCCGCGTTCCACGGGGCGCTGGCGAGTTGGGTGGCACAGGCCGAAGAGGCGACTGACGCGGTACGTGACGAGCCGCCCACCACGGAGGAGCTGGCCGCCCGCCTCCGCGAGGCCGTCGCCGCCCTCCCCGGCAGCCTCGCGCTGCCCACCACGCCCGGCGGGGACGGCGGTTGA
- a CDS encoding DUF3592 domain-containing protein gives MAVPGADLLCIAVGLLTYACAVRDVRLVRRLRREGLRTEGLVVANVVSRRDDSTIQTPVIRFHDHQGYVVEFKTAIQGVGMGLATGRRVGVVYLPGSSHKARVDMRRQLVGPALGMILMGSLFLGLGLLIAFM, from the coding sequence ATGGCCGTGCCCGGAGCCGATCTGCTGTGTATCGCGGTCGGCCTGCTCACCTACGCCTGCGCCGTCCGCGACGTCCGGCTGGTGCGACGGCTGCGTCGCGAGGGGCTCCGTACGGAGGGGCTGGTGGTCGCCAACGTCGTGAGCCGCAGGGACGACAGCACGATCCAGACGCCGGTCATCCGGTTCCACGACCACCAGGGCTATGTGGTGGAGTTCAAGACCGCGATCCAGGGCGTCGGGATGGGGCTGGCGACCGGCCGGAGAGTGGGCGTGGTGTACCTCCCGGGCAGCTCGCACAAGGCGCGGGTGGACATGCGGCGCCAGTTGGTGGGCCCGGCGCTGGGCATGATCCTGATGGGCTCGCTGTTCCTCGGCCTCGGCCTGCTGATCGCCTTCATGTGA
- the dacB gene encoding D-alanyl-D-alanine carboxypeptidase/D-alanyl-D-alanine endopeptidase, which yields MSRPMKRRVSGWIWPLVIGLACTLTWSSPAGADTSRAGIGDALDTILADPLLKGGAAGVVVADADSGAALYRHRADDRLMPASNTKLFTSAAAMGLLGPDHRFGTDVLTDGSRHGRTLRGDLYLRGTGDPTMLAGDYDRLAKSVADAGFTKVTGRLIADDTRFDAQRVGRSWAADDESSYYAAQISALTLAPDTDYDAGSVIVEVAPGAAAGDRPKVTVTPPNSYVRIDNRATTGNGGLTVERGHGSNTITVSGAIPAGAATAKEWVSVWEPTGYAASVFADALDRHGVRVAGPTRVGRAAPADARTLAEHRSMPLKELLIPFMKLSNNIHAEALTKAIGYATAGRGTWDAGLSAIADWLKKQGVDTGAVRQVDGSGLSRMDNIAAGRLTELLLSVRDEPWYADWYASLPVACAPDRFVGGTLRTRMCATPAAGNARGKTGSLTGASALSGYVTDADGRELVYSVVLNNYLADSVKSLEDAIVVTLAKSGAGHAEAVRPRAVRGATADAGPTADAGLECAWAKPRRC from the coding sequence ATGAGCAGACCCATGAAGCGTCGTGTGAGCGGCTGGATCTGGCCCCTCGTCATCGGACTCGCCTGCACCCTCACCTGGAGCTCGCCCGCCGGTGCGGACACCTCCCGCGCCGGGATCGGCGACGCCCTCGACACCATCCTCGCCGACCCCCTGCTGAAGGGCGGCGCGGCCGGGGTGGTGGTCGCCGACGCCGACTCCGGCGCCGCCCTCTACCGGCACCGGGCCGACGACCGGCTGATGCCCGCCTCCAACACCAAGCTGTTCACCTCGGCCGCCGCCATGGGGCTGCTCGGCCCCGACCACCGCTTCGGCACCGATGTGCTGACCGACGGCAGCCGCCACGGCCGTACGCTCCGGGGCGATCTGTATCTGCGCGGCACCGGCGATCCCACGATGCTGGCCGGGGACTACGACCGCCTGGCCAAGAGCGTCGCCGACGCGGGCTTCACCAAGGTCACCGGGCGGCTGATCGCCGATGACACCCGCTTCGACGCGCAGCGGGTGGGCCGCTCCTGGGCGGCCGACGACGAGTCCTCGTACTACGCGGCGCAGATCTCCGCGCTGACGCTCGCCCCGGACACCGACTACGACGCGGGCAGCGTCATCGTGGAGGTGGCCCCGGGCGCGGCCGCCGGCGACCGGCCGAAGGTCACCGTCACGCCGCCGAACTCCTACGTACGGATCGACAACCGCGCGACCACCGGAAACGGCGGCCTCACCGTCGAGCGCGGGCACGGCTCCAACACCATCACCGTCAGCGGCGCGATTCCGGCCGGGGCGGCGACCGCCAAGGAGTGGGTCAGCGTCTGGGAGCCCACCGGCTACGCCGCCTCGGTCTTCGCCGACGCCCTCGACCGGCACGGCGTCCGCGTGGCCGGGCCCACCCGCGTGGGCCGGGCCGCTCCGGCGGACGCCCGGACGCTCGCCGAGCACCGCTCCATGCCGCTCAAGGAGCTGCTGATCCCCTTCATGAAGCTGTCCAACAACATCCACGCCGAGGCGCTCACCAAGGCCATCGGCTATGCGACGGCCGGTCGCGGCACCTGGGACGCGGGGCTCTCCGCCATCGCCGACTGGCTGAAGAAGCAGGGCGTGGACACCGGCGCGGTGCGCCAGGTCGACGGCTCGGGGCTGTCCCGGATGGACAACATCGCGGCCGGGCGCCTCACCGAACTGCTGCTGTCGGTGCGCGACGAGCCCTGGTACGCCGACTGGTACGCCTCGCTGCCGGTGGCCTGCGCCCCGGACCGGTTCGTCGGAGGCACGCTGCGGACGCGGATGTGCGCCACCCCGGCGGCCGGCAACGCACGCGGCAAGACCGGCTCCCTGACCGGCGCCTCCGCGCTCTCCGGCTATGTCACCGACGCGGACGGCAGGGAGCTGGTCTACAGCGTCGTCCTCAACAACTACCTCGCGGATTCGGTGAAGAGTCTGGAGGACGCGATCGTGGTGACGCTCGCGAAGTCCGGAGCGGGCCATGCGGAGGCGGTGCGGCCCCGTGCCGTACGGGGCGCCACGGCCGACGCCGGACCCACGGCCGACGCCGGACTCGAATGCGCCTGGGCCAAGCCCCGGCGCTGCTGA